A single genomic interval of Rosistilla ulvae harbors:
- the kdsA gene encoding 3-deoxy-8-phosphooctulonate synthase — MHQDGITPAKIGDYTCGPDNPLLLIAGPCVLETREAAIEIGLQLRDIGQEHGASIVFKASFDKANRTSLSSYRGPGLEAGLEILQAVGEATGLPVTTDIHLPEQAEAAGRVCDLLQIPAFLARQTDLLVAAAETGKAINVKKGQFMAPGDMRYVVEKLRESGSQNILLCERGTFFGYGRLVNDMRSIPEMQALGVPVVFDATHSVQQPGGLGGATGGNRAMVEPLARAAVAIGTDALFFETHPDPDKSPSDGPNMVPLDQFSGLVGRMLAIRRGLEAL; from the coding sequence ATGCATCAGGATGGCATAACCCCGGCGAAAATCGGCGACTACACCTGTGGCCCTGACAATCCATTGCTGTTGATTGCCGGGCCGTGCGTTTTGGAAACTCGCGAGGCAGCGATCGAGATCGGTTTGCAGCTGCGCGATATCGGCCAAGAGCACGGTGCCTCGATCGTCTTTAAGGCTTCGTTTGATAAGGCGAACCGAACCAGTTTGAGCAGCTACCGCGGGCCGGGACTCGAAGCGGGACTCGAGATCCTGCAAGCCGTTGGCGAAGCGACTGGCCTGCCGGTGACGACCGACATCCATCTTCCCGAGCAAGCCGAAGCTGCCGGGCGGGTTTGCGATCTGCTGCAAATCCCCGCGTTTCTCGCACGCCAGACCGATCTGTTGGTCGCGGCAGCCGAAACGGGCAAAGCGATCAACGTGAAGAAGGGGCAATTTATGGCTCCTGGCGACATGCGGTACGTCGTCGAAAAGCTGCGGGAGAGCGGATCGCAGAACATCCTGCTGTGCGAGCGGGGAACGTTTTTCGGTTACGGCCGTTTGGTCAACGATATGCGTTCGATTCCGGAGATGCAGGCGTTGGGCGTCCCTGTCGTTTTTGACGCCACGCACAGCGTCCAGCAGCCCGGTGGGTTAGGTGGCGCAACCGGTGGCAATCGGGCGATGGTTGAACCATTAGCTCGGGCTGCCGTAGCAATAGGAACCGACGCGTTATTCTTTGAAACCCACCCCGACCCCGATAAATCACCGAGCGATGGTCCGAACATGGTTCCGCTGGATCAGTTTTCGGGTTTGGTGGGCCGGATGCTCGCAATCCGCCGGGGTCTTGAGGCCCTATAA
- a CDS encoding Dabb family protein — MKFAHCVFFTLNDKSDVQCESLIAAGLKYLKPHDGIVSYSMGRREPEMQRPVNDQEFDVCLAIVFADRAAHDAYQVSDPHNEFIAEQKENWKQVRVFDSNVG; from the coding sequence ATGAAGTTTGCACATTGTGTCTTTTTTACGCTGAACGATAAGTCCGATGTGCAATGCGAATCGTTGATCGCCGCGGGGCTGAAGTACCTTAAGCCCCATGACGGCATCGTCAGCTATTCGATGGGGCGTCGCGAACCGGAGATGCAACGCCCGGTCAACGATCAGGAGTTCGATGTTTGTTTGGCGATCGTGTTTGCCGACCGCGCGGCACACGATGCCTACCAAGTGTCCGACCCGCACAACGAATTCATCGCCGAACAAAAAGAGAACTGGAAACAGGTTCGAGTCTTCGATTCCAACGTCGGTTAG